One Elgaria multicarinata webbii isolate HBS135686 ecotype San Diego chromosome 7, rElgMul1.1.pri, whole genome shotgun sequence DNA window includes the following coding sequences:
- the TMEM276 gene encoding transmembrane protein 276, with the protein MPGWSDVATGLLSNLLLCAVCLGSSMQTLQIHRGAAAGFLLQALVALLETAVLLAAALGLGSAPAARPPDAAWVSTVVGLPLLVFAFHWLSGDCSTANILLGGALLLAGGWDYFTEEGKAMAAHSITMVASITILIISVFTGNAYGVLGGLLVGTAGLLAGSQLQLLLALSKRDVRHGLMAAANLTLRWALQTQHQELGRGGRGLQPWTDGGDPADHLVEGS; encoded by the exons ATGCCTGGCTGGTCTGACGTGGCGACCGGGCTGCTCTCcaacctcctgctgtgtgccgtGTGCCTTGGCTCCAGCATGCAGACCTTGCAG ATCCACCGCGGGGCAGCTGCTGGGTTTCTCCTCCAGGCCCTCGTGGCCCTGTTGGAAACGGCCGTCCTGCTCGCTGCTGCCCTTGGGCTGGGTTCCGCGCCCGCTGCGAGGCCCCCGGACGCTGCCTGGGTCTCCACGGTGGTTGGCCTCCCCTTGCTGGTGTTCGCCTTCCACTGGCTGAGCGGCGACTGCTCCACGGCCAACATCCTCTTGGGAGGGGCCCTGCTGCTGGCTGGAGGCTGGGACTACTTCACAGAGGAAGGCAAGGCCATGGCGGCCCATTCCATCACCATGGTGGCCTCCATCACCATCCTGATCATTTCGGTCTTCACCGGCAACGCCTACGGGGTCCTGGGCGGCCTCCTGGTGGGCACGGCCGGCCTGCTGGCAGGGAgccagctgcagctgctgctggcgCTCAGCAAGAGGGACGTCCGTCACGGCCTCATGGCGGCAGCAAACCTGACCCTGCGATGGGCTCTCCAAacgcagcaccaggaactggggcgagggggcagggggctgcaaCCGTGGACTGACGGGGGAGACCCTGCGGATCATTTGGTGGAGGGGAGCTGA